One part of the Rutidosis leptorrhynchoides isolate AG116_Rl617_1_P2 chromosome 1, CSIRO_AGI_Rlap_v1, whole genome shotgun sequence genome encodes these proteins:
- the LOC139840223 gene encoding flavanone 3-dioxygenase 3-like, producing the protein MEANGNISEASFTSVTALVQKCKENIPEQYILPPIQRPNLSLIDHVSSSLPLIDLSMMNHPTHRSQLINDIHAACKNLGFFQVINHGIPTSIVEGSLDAAEEFFNMPSDEKICFASANVHDPVRYGTSMNHGLDKVFYWRDFIKHYANPLSEWIHLWPSNPPIYKEKMGSYAKAAHILQKQLMELVLESLGLNMNYLHDDIEHGSQVIAVNCYPSCPEPDLALGMPPHTDYGTMTILNQNQQGLEIMDHDKKWHSVPYVEGALIVQLGDQLEVMSNGRYKSTPHRAILNMQKKRISIASLHSMQLDKKVGPAPELVDEQHPVAYKEGSFGGFLDFISVKSLSEGKYIDTLKNP; encoded by the exons ATGGAAGCTAACGGAAACATATCAGAGGCTTCATTTACGAGCGTCACGGCACTtgttcaaaaatgtaaagagaatatACCCGAACAGTACATTCTTCCGCCTATACAACGACCAAACCTTAGTCTTATTGATCATGTTTCTTCAAGCCTCCCACTCATTGACCTTTCAATGATGAACCACCCTACACATAGGTCCCAACTAATCAATGACATTCATGCAGCATGCAAGAACCTTGGCTTCTTTCAG GTGATAAACCATGGAATACCTACATCAATCGTTGAAGGTTCACTAGATGCTGCTGAAGAGTTCTTCAATATGCCAAGTGACGAGAAGATTTGTTTTGCTTCAGCTAATGTTCATGATCCTGTAAGATATGGCACTAGTATGAATCATGGTTTGGATAAAGTGTTCTATTGGAGAGACTTCATCAAGCATTATGCTAATCCGTTATCAGAATGGATCCATTTATGGCCCTCAAATCCTCCCATTTACAA AGAGAAAATGGGAAGCTATGCAAAGGCAGCACATATATTACAAAAACAGTTAATGGAACTGGTTCTTGAAAGCCTAGGCCTGAATATGAATTACTTGCATGATGACATTGAACACGGTTCTCAAGTCATAGCTGTGAACTGCTATCCCTCGTGCCCTGAACCAGATCTTGCACTGGGTATGCCACCACACACAGACTATGGTACCATGACCATCCTAAATCAAAACCAGCAAGGACTTGAAATAATGGACCATGACAAAAAATGGCATTCTGTTCCATATGTTGAAGGTGCCCTTATAGTTCAATTGGGGGATCAGTTAGAAGTGATGAGCAATGGAAGATATAAAAGTACACCGCATAGAGCAATTCTCAACATGCAGAAGAAACGTATTTCGATTGCAAGTCTTCATAGTATGCAATTAGATAAAAAGGTTGGGCCAGCACCAGAGCTAGTTGATGAACAACACCCTGTAGCCTACAAAGAAGGGAGCTTTGGTGGATTTCTTGATTTCATCTCTGTTAAATCTTTATCAGAGGGCAAGTACATTGACACGTTGAAAAATCCATGA